The genomic stretch CAGCCGCAACCTGCGGACCCCCGGCCTGCCCAGGATGGTCAGCGGCACGGCGTTGGAGGACGATCCCGCGGCGCTGATCAACCAGGATCCGCCGGAGCACACCCGCTACCGGCGCATCATGCAGGGCACCTTCACCCCCCGGCACATCGAGCGCTGGCGGCCGCGCGCCGCGGCCATCGCCAACGAGCTGATCGACGCGGCCGGCCAGGAGTTCGACGTGGTCACGGACTTCGCGCTGCCGCTGCCCGCGCGGGTGATCTGCGAGATGCTCGGGGTGCCGATGGACCGGTTCGAGCAGTTCCGCGGCTGGACCGAGATGTTCCTGTCCACCTCCCAGGCGAGCGCCGAAGCCAGAGGATCCGGTTTCGCCGCGTTCATGGCCTACGCCCGCGAGCTGATCAAGGCCCACCGGACCAGGCCCGGCAACGACCTCATCGACCTGCTCATCGACGCGCGCGACGAGGGTGACAGGCTCAGCGAGGACGAGCTGACCCACATGGTGTTCACCTTGATCATGGCCGGGCACGAGACGACCGCGTCGATGATCATCCGGGGCACGTTCCGCCTGCTGCACCACCCTGACCAGTACGCGCTGCTGGTAGCCCGTCCCGAGCTGCTGGAGCCGGCGGTGGAGGAGATCCTGCGCTGCGAGGGTCCCGGAGGGAACGGCCTGCTCCGGCGGGTCACCGAGGACCTCGACCTGTCCGACGGCACCATCCCCGCCGGGACCGTCGTGCTCCCCAACCCCACCGCCGCCAACCACGATCCATCGGCGTTCGACGATCCGCTGCGGTTCGACATCCAGCGGTTCGCCGGCTCCCCCGCGCCCAACGCGCACCTGGCCTTCGGCCACGGCACCCACTATTGCCTCGGCGCGAATCTGGCCAGGATGGAACTGCAGGAGGCCTTCCGCGCCTTGGCGACGCGGCTGCCCGGCCTGCACGCGCAGGAGGACCTGTCGACCGTGCGGTGGAGCGACGACGGGTTGATCTACCGGCCGCTCCGGCTCCTGGTCAAGGGCGGCTGAGGCGAGGTGCAGGCGGCGCCGCCAGCACCTCCGACGGCGCCCGAAGCGCGTCCTAGGGCAATTTGTAGAACAGGCGTACGATGCCGTACGTGATCGACGATGACATCGTGACACGGCTGCGGAAGATCTGCCTGGCGCTGCCGGAGGCGGCCGAGAAACCGTTCGGCGGCCACACCGCACCGTCCTTCCGGGTCCGGGAGAAGTTGTTCCTGATGACCAGCGAGGATGGGCTGACGATGATGTTCAAGGGCGGTCCGGGCGTGCAGGAAGCCCTGGTGTCGTCCGCCCCGGACCGCTTCTTCGTACCGGCGTACGTCGGAGCCAAGGGGTGGGTCGGTGCCCGGCTCGACGTGGAGCAGGACTGGGACGAGATGGACGAGCTGATCAGAGACAGCTACCGCCTGATCGCCCCGAAGCGGCTGGTGGCACTCATGGACTGACGAGCCCCGTGACGCTCAGCCTGGGACCCGTTCGGCGTGCCGCACCTCCTGCAGGCCGGGCAGCGTGAATGCGCCCAGCCTGGCCCCCGTGTCCAGGTCCAGCCGGATCACCTGATCGCCTGCCCCTGCCAGCAGCTCATCGGCCGTCAAGACCACGCCACGGGCGGGGCCGGGCAGCGCCCAGTCGGCCACCGGTGCCAGCGTCTCCCCGTCGGCCACCAGCACCCGCGACCCCACCGCCAGGTAAACGCGCCGACCGCCCGCCGCCGCGTACGCCGTTCCCCCGGGCTGCTTGCCGAGCCGGCCGCTGCGCCGGATCGCCTGGTCCTCGGTGGAGGCCACCACGACGCTGCCGGTGGAGGCGTCGAAGGCGTACAGCCGCTTGGCCGCCGCGTCCAGTGCGATCGTGTGCGCCTCGGGCGGGCCAAGCCCGAACGGCGCGGGCAGGTCCAGGCAGTAGGCCCACCGCTGATCCAGGTTGAGCACGTGCACGAACGCATGCACGCCAGGACTCTGGTCCCGCCCCGCCACCAGGTCACGCGTGTGCAGATGGTCGTCCTGGTGGGTGTAGAGCGTATAGAGCACACCCGCGGCGGAATCGCGCACGGCCTGGCGTCCCCGCCCGCGCATCTCCTCCTCCGCGCCCGACGGGACCGGCGTCTTGTCCCGCGTCTGCAGCGGCCCGACCGTGCCGGCGTCCACGTCGTACATCCGCACCCGATACCGATCGGGCCGCTCGGGCGGCAGGTGATCCAGCAGGTACATGGCCAGGCCGTCACCGGAGAACGCCTCGGGCTCGATGTTGCCGTCAAGCTCGACCGTCCGGGCGCCGCCCTCGCCGACCAGCGTGATGCTGGTACGGCGGCGCGGCCCGGGCAGCGGTCCCACCGCGATCACCTGGGTGGAGACGGCCTTGATCTGCACGCCGGCGACCGGCTCGTCCGCCACCAGGGCGCCGGAGCCGGCCTCGTAGCTGCGCAGGCGGCCGTCCTTGAGCTGGTGGATGGTGCTCCAGGTGCCGTCGGCCACGGCACCTGGATAGGCGGCCGTGACCGTACCCTTGGCCAGATCGACCACGGCCAGCCCCGCGGCGGTCGTGGCGAACAGCCGACCCGGCTTGGGGGCGGGGGCCGTCGGCACGCTCTTGGGGGCGGGCCGCTCCGCGGCGCAGGCCGACACCGCGGCCACCGCGCCGAACGCGAATACCTGACGTCTCGTTACAGAGGACACGCCCTCCTTACACCGCCCACACCCGCCAGGTTCCCGCCGCCACGTGACCGGGTTGATCGATTGCCGTCAGCCGGGCGAGTCCGTACCGCGTGGTGTCCAGGACTCCAGCCGCGAGCGGATCTCCTCGCGGACGGGAAGGGACAGCGCCTCGTGATAGGCCTGCTCCAGCAACGCGTCGATCTGGACCCGCGTACCCGACTCCGCCGACCGCACGGCCGCCTCCACCATGGCGAGGCTGCGGACGTTGCGGGCGATCGCCCCGGACGGCTCCGCGCCGGTGCGGAGTGCCGCGACGAACTCCTCCAGCGCCCCGGCGATCTGCTCATTGCCGCCCGGCGGCACGTCCGCCGCGCCGCTGACGCTGGAGGTGACACGGCCCTCGCCGTCCCAGGTCGCGGTGCCGCCGGAACCGGTGGCCCGCCACTCGCCGTTCCAGGACGTCTCCAGCCCGTCCGCGCACCAGGCGCCCGTGTACACGTAACGGGTGCCGTCGTCGAAGAGGAACGTCGCCGTCGCCGCCGCATCGCCCCTGTACCAGCTCCAGACGGGGTTCCAGGTCTCGCAGCTCACCGAGACCGGCTCCGCGCCGAGCAGGTAGCGGGCCGCGTCGAAGGCGTGGATGGCCATGTCCACCAGCAGCGGCTGCTCCATCTCGTCGCGGAAGCCGCCGAAGCGCGGGCCGCGGAAGAAACCGGTGGTGAGCAGGCCGGGCGTGCCGAGCTCGGCGACGCGGCGACGGTATTCCGCCAGGGCGGCGTAGTACCGGCGCGACTGACTGATCATCAGCAGCCGGCCGGCCGCCTCCGCGGCGGCGACCTGGATCACCGCCTCGGCCAGCGTCGGCGCGGCGGGCTTCTCGCACAGGACCGGGACCCCGGCGAAGAGCGCCTCGATGTTCACCTCACTGTGGGCCGCCGGGACGGTGACGTTCACGACGGCGTCCGGTTCGGTGGCCGTGAGCAGGCCGCCGAGGGAGACGTCCACCTTGGCGTCGGCGCCGACCGCGCGTACGGCCGCCTCCGCCCGATCGACGTCGAGGTCGGCCACCCCGACGAGCTCGACGTCGTCGGACGCGGTCAGGGTGCGCATCCAGGCCAGACCCATCGACCCTGCCCCGACCTGCACCACACGGAGAGGACGCGCCGGATCGTCGACGCGGGGGAAGGCGCTCACTCGGCGCTCTCTTCGCCGGACTCCTTGTTGTGCATCGCGCCGCGGTAGCCGTGCCCGTTGAAGAAGTCGCCCATGTCATAGCGGAGCAGGATCGGCACCTCCCGCTCCGGCCGGTCGCTGACCGCCCACTCGACGCCGTTGGCGATGACGTGCAGCACGTCCGGATGGTGGTACACCGGATAGTCCTGGTCGCCGGGGCTGAAGTAGAAGATCTTGCCGTTGCCGCGCCGGAAGGTGCAGCCGCTGCGGAACACCTCGCCGCCGGTGAAGGAGCTGATGAAGATCAGCTCGTCGGGCGTCGGGATGTCGAACTGCTCGCCGTACATCTCCTGGGCGGGGATCTCGATGGGATGCGGGATGCCGCGGGCGATGGGGTGGGTCGGGTCCACCGTCCAGACCAGCTCTCGGTCGTTGGCGCTGCGCCAGCGCAGCGTGCACGTGGTGCCCATGAGCTTGGTGAAGATCTTCGACCAGTGGCCGGAGTGCAGCACCACCAGGCCCATGCCCGACAGGACGTGCCGGTGCACCCGCTCGACCACTTCGTCGGACACCTCGCCATGAGCGGTGTGGCCCCACCACGTGAGGACGTCGGTGCCGGCGAGCACCTCCTCGGTCAGGCCGTGCTCGGGGTCGTCGAGCGTGGCCGTGGTGACGACCGCCTTCTCCCCCAGCCAGTGCTCGATCCCGCGGCGGATGGCGTTGTGCATGCCATCCGGATAGATCTTGGCCACACTGGGTTCGACCTGCTCGTGGCGGTTCTCACCCCACACCATGACGCGAATCGGTCGCATAAGACATTCCTTCCTCAATGGATTCATTTGACGGCGCCGCTGACGGCGCCCGCCGCGATGTAGCGCTGGGCGAAGATCAGCAGCAGGGCCGCCGGGACGGAGGCGAGCACCGCGGTCGCCATGACGGCGCCCCAGTCCTGCGTGTTCGCGCTGATGTAGTCGTAGATGCCAAGGGTGATGGGCCGCACTTCGGGCGTGCTGGTCAGGGTGAGGGCGAAGAGGAAATCGCTCCACGCCGACAGGAAGGTGAACAGGGCCGCGGTCACGAGCGCGTTCCTGCTGATCGGTACGACGATCGAGAGGAACGCCCGCAGGTTGCCGGCCCCGTCCACCATCGCGGCCTCCACGAGCGCCCCGGGGATGGCGCCCATGAACGCGCGGATGAGCAGCACCGCGAACGGGATGCCCGCGGCGGTGTTGGCGAGGATCAGGCCGAAGACGTTGTTGATCAGGAAGAGCGAGTTGAAGAGGGGGTAGAGCGCGTTGGCGATGACCATGACGGGGATCATCTGCGTGATCAGCAGCACCAGCAGGAACACGCTGCTGCCCCGGGTACGGAACCGCGCCAGGCCGTAGGCGGCGGGCGTGGCGATGACCAGGGTCAGCACGACCGTCCCGAGGGCGACGATCAGGCTGGTGACGAAGTTCTGGCCCTGTTCGTCCAGCGCCTGCGCATATCCGGAGAAGGTCAGGTTGACCGGGAGGAACTCGGTGGAGGCCGCGCCGGAATCCGCCTGCAGGCTGCTGTTGAGCATCCAGTAGACCGGGAAGATCATCACGGCGAGGAAGACGATGCCCAGCACCGTCATGGGCAGCCGGCGCACGGTCGATGAGGGGTTCACTCGTGGGCCTCCCGGCGGGAGATGGAGAGGTAGACCATGGCGAAGACGAGCGACACGACGATGAGGACGTTGCTGATCGCGGCGCCTTCCCCGAAGTTGAATTCGACGAACGACTTGTTGTAGGCGTTCGTGGCCAGCGTCTGGGTGGAGTTGGCCGGGCCGCCGCCGGTCAGGCCGAGGATGATGTCGACGACCTTGAGCGTGTAGACGACGCCGAGCACCAGGACGAC from Nonomuraea polychroma encodes the following:
- a CDS encoding ThuA domain-containing protein — its product is MRPIRVMVWGENRHEQVEPSVAKIYPDGMHNAIRRGIEHWLGEKAVVTTATLDDPEHGLTEEVLAGTDVLTWWGHTAHGEVSDEVVERVHRHVLSGMGLVVLHSGHWSKIFTKLMGTTCTLRWRSANDRELVWTVDPTHPIARGIPHPIEIPAQEMYGEQFDIPTPDELIFISSFTGGEVFRSGCTFRRGNGKIFYFSPGDQDYPVYHHPDVLHVIANGVEWAVSDRPEREVPILLRYDMGDFFNGHGYRGAMHNKESGEESAE
- a CDS encoding carbohydrate ABC transporter permease encodes the protein MNPSSTVRRLPMTVLGIVFLAVMIFPVYWMLNSSLQADSGAASTEFLPVNLTFSGYAQALDEQGQNFVTSLIVALGTVVLTLVIATPAAYGLARFRTRGSSVFLLVLLITQMIPVMVIANALYPLFNSLFLINNVFGLILANTAAGIPFAVLLIRAFMGAIPGALVEAAMVDGAGNLRAFLSIVVPISRNALVTAALFTFLSAWSDFLFALTLTSTPEVRPITLGIYDYISANTQDWGAVMATAVLASVPAALLLIFAQRYIAAGAVSGAVK
- a CDS encoding MmcQ/YjbR family DNA-binding protein, with the translated sequence MIDDDIVTRLRKICLALPEAAEKPFGGHTAPSFRVREKLFLMTSEDGLTMMFKGGPGVQEALVSSAPDRFFVPAYVGAKGWVGARLDVEQDWDEMDELIRDSYRLIAPKRLVALMD
- a CDS encoding Gfo/Idh/MocA family protein, with protein sequence MSAFPRVDDPARPLRVVQVGAGSMGLAWMRTLTASDDVELVGVADLDVDRAEAAVRAVGADAKVDVSLGGLLTATEPDAVVNVTVPAAHSEVNIEALFAGVPVLCEKPAAPTLAEAVIQVAAAEAAGRLLMISQSRRYYAALAEYRRRVAELGTPGLLTTGFFRGPRFGGFRDEMEQPLLVDMAIHAFDAARYLLGAEPVSVSCETWNPVWSWYRGDAAATATFLFDDGTRYVYTGAWCADGLETSWNGEWRATGSGGTATWDGEGRVTSSVSGAADVPPGGNEQIAGALEEFVAALRTGAEPSGAIARNVRSLAMVEAAVRSAESGTRVQIDALLEQAYHEALSLPVREEIRSRLESWTPRGTDSPG
- a CDS encoding cytochrome P450 — protein: MTEQSSTTWPWPDLPPGPFGTPSHELGRRHAEAPLEHTTMPSGDQVPMIVRYEDVRTVLTSPASSRNLRTPGLPRMVSGTALEDDPAALINQDPPEHTRYRRIMQGTFTPRHIERWRPRAAAIANELIDAAGQEFDVVTDFALPLPARVICEMLGVPMDRFEQFRGWTEMFLSTSQASAEARGSGFAAFMAYARELIKAHRTRPGNDLIDLLIDARDEGDRLSEDELTHMVFTLIMAGHETTASMIIRGTFRLLHHPDQYALLVARPELLEPAVEEILRCEGPGGNGLLRRVTEDLDLSDGTIPAGTVVLPNPTAANHDPSAFDDPLRFDIQRFAGSPAPNAHLAFGHGTHYCLGANLARMELQEAFRALATRLPGLHAQEDLSTVRWSDDGLIYRPLRLLVKGG